Proteins encoded by one window of Sorangium aterium:
- the ilvB gene encoding biosynthetic-type acetolactate synthase large subunit encodes MKRTGAQIIWEVLVREGVDVVFGYPGGAIMPAYDTILGYPIRHVLVRHEQGASHMADGYARASGKVGVCVATSGPGATNLVTGIATAMLDSSPIVCITGQVSSKLLGTDAFQETDITGVTLPITKHNYLVTDVQDIAPTLREAFYIARSGRPGPVLVDITKDAQQASIDFEPPKGEVRLPGYRPSQHAVQTDIEKAIDLIDEAERPLILAGQGIVRAEATRELLSFVEKTGIPVASTLLGLGGFPATHPLSLGMMGMHGEAWVNNAIQEADLLIALGMRFDDRVTGNLKTYAVKAKKIHVEIDRSEINKNVKVDVGLIGDVRDTLLSLIPGCKQRNRGPWVERINLLKGDSAVRDIQQLPYNDKLYAAHVMHDLWRLTDGKALVVTDVGQHQMWEAQYYKHDHPRKLVTSGGLGTMGFALPAAIGARFAKPEDEIWVVVGDGGFQMTACELSTCAQEGLKVHVAVINNGYLGMVRQWQEFFYNRRYSATPMRSPDFVKLAEAHGLTGIRVTKREEIAGAVERARATPGTVVVDFRVEQEDSVYPMVPAGADLNDMIRRPSPIVETGEDP; translated from the coding sequence ATGAAACGAACCGGTGCACAGATTATCTGGGAAGTCCTCGTCCGCGAAGGCGTGGACGTGGTCTTTGGCTATCCGGGCGGCGCGATCATGCCCGCCTATGACACGATCCTCGGCTACCCGATCCGCCATGTGCTCGTCCGGCACGAGCAGGGCGCGTCGCACATGGCGGACGGGTACGCCCGCGCCTCGGGCAAGGTCGGCGTTTGCGTCGCCACCTCGGGGCCGGGCGCGACGAACCTCGTCACCGGGATCGCGACTGCGATGCTCGACTCCTCGCCCATCGTCTGTATCACCGGGCAGGTCTCGTCCAAGCTGCTCGGGACCGACGCCTTCCAGGAGACGGACATCACGGGCGTCACCCTGCCCATCACCAAGCACAACTACCTGGTGACCGATGTCCAGGACATCGCTCCCACCCTCCGCGAGGCGTTCTACATCGCGCGCTCGGGCCGCCCGGGCCCCGTGCTCGTGGACATCACCAAGGACGCCCAGCAGGCGTCGATCGATTTCGAGCCGCCGAAGGGCGAGGTCCGGCTGCCCGGCTACCGCCCCTCGCAGCACGCCGTCCAGACGGACATCGAGAAGGCGATCGACCTCATCGACGAGGCCGAGCGGCCGCTCATCCTGGCCGGTCAGGGCATCGTCAGGGCGGAGGCGACGCGCGAGCTCCTCTCCTTCGTGGAGAAGACGGGGATCCCCGTCGCCTCCACGCTGCTCGGCCTCGGGGGCTTCCCGGCGACGCACCCGCTCAGCCTCGGCATGATGGGCATGCACGGCGAGGCGTGGGTGAACAACGCCATCCAGGAGGCCGACCTCCTCATCGCGCTCGGGATGCGCTTCGACGACCGCGTGACCGGCAACCTCAAGACCTACGCCGTGAAGGCGAAGAAGATCCACGTCGAGATCGACCGGTCCGAGATCAACAAGAATGTCAAGGTCGACGTGGGCCTCATCGGCGACGTCCGGGACACGCTCCTGTCGCTCATCCCCGGGTGCAAGCAGCGCAACCGGGGCCCGTGGGTCGAGCGCATCAACCTGCTGAAGGGCGACTCGGCGGTCCGTGACATTCAACAATTGCCGTACAACGATAAATTGTACGCCGCGCACGTGATGCACGACCTCTGGCGGCTCACCGACGGCAAGGCGCTTGTGGTAACCGACGTCGGCCAGCACCAGATGTGGGAAGCGCAGTACTACAAGCACGATCACCCGCGGAAGCTCGTCACCTCCGGCGGGCTCGGCACGATGGGCTTCGCCCTGCCGGCGGCGATCGGCGCGCGCTTCGCGAAGCCGGAGGACGAGATCTGGGTGGTCGTGGGCGACGGCGGCTTCCAGATGACCGCGTGCGAGCTCTCGACCTGCGCGCAGGAGGGGCTCAAGGTCCACGTGGCCGTCATCAACAACGGCTACCTCGGCATGGTGCGGCAGTGGCAGGAGTTCTTCTACAACCGGCGCTACTCGGCCACCCCGATGCGCAGCCCGGATTTCGTGAAGCTCGCCGAGGCCCACGGGCTGACGGGCATCCGCGTCACGAAGCGTGAGGAGATCGCCGGCGCCGTGGAGCGCGCCCGCGCCACGCCGGGCACCGTGGTGGTCGACTTCCGCGTCGAGCAGGAGGATAGCGTCTATCCGATGGTCCCCGCCGGCGCCGACCTGAACGACATGATCCGGCGCCCGAGCCCCATCGTGGAGACCGGGGAGGATCCGTGA